In Amphiura filiformis chromosome 2, Afil_fr2py, whole genome shotgun sequence, one DNA window encodes the following:
- the LOC140146596 gene encoding protein lin-12-like isoform X1: MMWQMKIRFLLFIAYVLLVLVTTSNGCASGSNRDPSAIECPDHSTEHECLENNTDSDECLSNPCVHGLCKDGDEAFSCECFSGYFGNRCQYKRHEIRT, from the exons ATGATGTGGCAGATGAAGATAAGGTTCTTGCTGTTTATAGCGTATGTTCTTCTAGTTCTTGTTACTACATCAAACGG atgcgCATCCGGAAGTAATCGAGATCCATCTGCAATAGAGTGTCCAGATCATTCAACTGAACACGAATGTTTGGAGAATAATA CAGACTCCGACGAGTGTCTCTCTAACCCCTGCGTTCACGGACTGTGTAAAGACGGAGACGAAGCATTTAGTTGTGAATGCTTCTCGGGATACTTCGGGAATCGATGCCAATATA AGCGACATGAGATCAGAACATAA
- the LOC140146596 gene encoding protein lin-12-like isoform X2, whose product MMWQMKIRFLLFIAYVLLVLVTTSNGCASGSNRDPSAIECPDHSTEHECLENNNSDECLSNPCVHGLCKDGDEAFSCECFSGYFGNRCQYKRHEIRT is encoded by the exons ATGATGTGGCAGATGAAGATAAGGTTCTTGCTGTTTATAGCGTATGTTCTTCTAGTTCTTGTTACTACATCAAACGG atgcgCATCCGGAAGTAATCGAGATCCATCTGCAATAGAGTGTCCAGATCATTCAACTGAACACGAATGTTTGGAGAATAATA ACTCCGACGAGTGTCTCTCTAACCCCTGCGTTCACGGACTGTGTAAAGACGGAGACGAAGCATTTAGTTGTGAATGCTTCTCGGGATACTTCGGGAATCGATGCCAATATA AGCGACATGAGATCAGAACATAA